Proteins encoded in a region of the Meiothermus sp. CFH 77666 genome:
- a CDS encoding ArsR family transcriptional regulator — translation MKRFWPLLLLLSLLTACSGGGPQALNVTLVDGLGEPLQPLAGAWRLGPPPSTAGLPWNALPLSQTSWNLPIPPGTRFQVAFRCPSSGSAQSYVSLDLSRAELSSSLVVRCPSTYASPTVTVGGSLSQALQSGTAASARGQVSLSGAAFSSLPLPQGIGHEVGVFGVDSGGTPYFGRTGPISVGPGTTLVGPISLAVTPTLTVTAPPGFLSEAGLILTTSVQLPLAAWPGGTQGVGRPSLSAKDFFQFWTYHGFSYAFWRMNAMDPAVAAGATLNLGVPPLSLSGNQTHTTTVLPTFSSLSAGGFSPGLSFLGYALSLEEPGVRNWRHYLSPGALGSSSTYYVDLENAPGFSGVVPAPGQGVQLYASAFAGSQALSALLAAKPIPSETVTNHTLFLDRIWPVHLEAAFMQSSFTW, via the coding sequence ATGAAGCGTTTTTGGCCTCTCCTCTTGCTTCTGTCACTCCTGACCGCCTGCTCGGGCGGCGGGCCTCAGGCCCTGAACGTAACCCTGGTGGATGGGCTCGGGGAGCCCCTACAGCCCCTCGCCGGGGCCTGGCGGCTGGGCCCTCCCCCCTCTACCGCTGGCCTGCCTTGGAACGCCTTACCCCTTTCCCAGACCAGTTGGAACCTACCCATCCCCCCAGGAACCCGTTTCCAGGTGGCCTTTCGCTGTCCGAGCAGCGGTTCCGCCCAGTCCTACGTCAGCCTGGATCTGAGCCGGGCGGAGCTCTCCTCGAGCCTGGTGGTGCGCTGCCCCAGTACCTATGCCAGTCCTACCGTAACGGTTGGGGGCAGTCTGAGCCAGGCCCTTCAAAGCGGCACCGCGGCCTCCGCCCGGGGCCAGGTTTCCCTGAGCGGGGCGGCCTTTTCCAGCCTGCCCCTGCCCCAAGGCATCGGGCACGAGGTGGGGGTCTTCGGGGTAGACAGCGGGGGAACTCCATACTTTGGTCGCACCGGCCCCATTTCCGTAGGGCCGGGCACAACCCTGGTAGGGCCCATCTCCCTGGCCGTCACCCCAACCCTAACCGTCACCGCCCCTCCCGGTTTCCTCTCCGAGGCCGGCCTGATCCTCACCACCTCCGTCCAGCTCCCCCTGGCTGCTTGGCCCGGAGGAACCCAGGGGGTGGGCCGCCCCAGCCTTTCGGCCAAAGACTTTTTCCAGTTCTGGACCTACCATGGGTTTAGTTACGCCTTCTGGCGGATGAATGCCATGGACCCGGCGGTGGCCGCTGGGGCCACGCTGAACCTCGGCGTGCCCCCCCTAAGCCTCTCGGGCAACCAGACCCACACCACCACAGTCCTTCCCACCTTTAGCAGCCTGAGCGCCGGAGGTTTCAGCCCCGGCCTTTCCTTCCTGGGCTATGCCCTCTCCCTGGAAGAGCCGGGGGTGCGCAACTGGCGGCACTACTTGAGCCCGGGGGCCCTGGGGAGCAGTTCCACCTACTACGTGGATCTGGAGAACGCTCCAGGATTCTCCGGGGTGGTGCCCGCGCCGGGCCAGGGCGTACAGCTATACGCCAGCGCCTTCGCCGGAAGCCAAGCCCTGAGCGCTCTTCTCGCGGCCAAGCCCATCCCCAGCGAAACCGTTACCAACCACACCCTGTTCCTGGATCGGATTTGGCCGGTGCACCTCGAGGCTGCCTTCATGCAAAGCAGTTTCACCTGGTGA
- a CDS encoding trypsin-like peptidase domain-containing protein: MKSTVLKTSSLLAVAVLSGSALWFAFSHGQSSTAPSPVPSSLQGLLSDERNTVEIAQTASEGVVYISVRSNPAASLPDNLQPFAPFLQPQPQQGTGSGFVLDKQGHILTNYHVVQGASQITVRFKDSPKSYTAKVLGTAQPLDLAVIQVQAPAELLKPLALGDSDQVQVGEKTIAIGNPFGLDYSVSTGIVSAVRRNPGAVDALVPTLIQTDAAINPGNSGGPLLNSRAQVIGINTAIISPSGQFGNAQNAGVGFAIPINLAKQYLKQLEQGKNISDREILASRPRLGVSVVPLAAYNPQTLKANDLPEEGLMVQSVEKGSPAEKAGLKASTRFLQVQAPDGSVQQLGLNGDVIQEVNGTPIQDINDLRGVLEGAAGQPVTLKIWREGQSLTVTATPQLLASN; the protein is encoded by the coding sequence ATGAAGAGCACAGTACTCAAAACCTCCAGCCTGCTGGCGGTGGCGGTGCTTTCGGGGTCGGCCTTGTGGTTCGCGTTTAGCCATGGTCAGTCCAGCACGGCCCCCAGTCCAGTCCCGAGCAGCCTCCAGGGTCTGCTGTCCGATGAACGAAACACTGTGGAGATCGCCCAGACCGCCAGCGAAGGGGTGGTCTACATCTCGGTGCGCAGCAACCCGGCAGCCAGCCTGCCCGATAACCTCCAGCCCTTTGCCCCCTTCCTGCAACCACAGCCCCAGCAGGGCACTGGCTCGGGGTTTGTGCTCGACAAGCAAGGCCACATCTTGACCAACTACCACGTGGTGCAGGGGGCCAGTCAGATCACCGTGCGATTCAAGGACAGCCCCAAGAGCTACACCGCTAAGGTACTGGGCACGGCCCAGCCACTCGACCTGGCGGTTATCCAGGTACAGGCCCCTGCAGAACTGCTTAAGCCCCTAGCGCTGGGCGACTCCGATCAGGTACAGGTAGGCGAGAAAACCATCGCCATCGGGAATCCCTTTGGCCTCGACTACAGCGTTTCGACCGGTATCGTCTCGGCGGTGCGCCGCAACCCCGGCGCAGTGGATGCCCTGGTGCCCACCCTGATCCAGACCGACGCCGCCATTAACCCAGGGAACTCTGGTGGGCCATTGCTCAACTCGAGGGCCCAGGTCATCGGCATCAACACCGCCATCATCTCGCCGTCCGGGCAGTTTGGCAATGCCCAGAACGCTGGGGTGGGCTTTGCCATTCCCATCAACCTGGCCAAACAGTACCTCAAACAGCTCGAGCAGGGAAAAAACATAAGCGACAGGGAGATTCTGGCCTCCCGCCCACGCCTTGGGGTATCGGTGGTACCCCTGGCCGCCTACAATCCCCAGACCCTGAAGGCCAACGACCTGCCCGAGGAGGGTCTGATGGTGCAGAGCGTTGAAAAGGGCTCTCCCGCCGAGAAGGCCGGTCTCAAAGCCTCCACCCGGTTCCTCCAGGTGCAGGCTCCGGATGGCTCAGTGCAGCAGCTGGGCCTGAACGGGGACGTTATCCAGGAGGTAAACGGTACCCCCATCCAGGACATCAACGACCTGCGGGGGGTGCTGGAAGGTGCCGCAGGCCAGCCGGTCACGCTCAAAATCTGGCGCGAGGGCCAGAGCCTGACCGTCACCGCCACACCGCAGCTCCTGGCCAGCAACTAA
- a CDS encoding MFS transporter — protein MKTNTQTAWRLVVGLGLVSLFADFTYEGGRSISGPFLAVLGAGPLLVGAVAGVGEFLGYLVRLFAGRWVDRSGQPWRLMYLGYALNLLSIPALALAPSAWGAALLLFLERLGKGLRTPARDALLSHAGDHLGQGKVFGLHELLDQSGAFLGPLLVALLVSLGGYRLGFAGLLVPALLALVFLLSARRLDGVARPSAPQDWESLPRAYYAYLLFAMLTVAGFAHFQLVAYHLEATRAVPAATIPLLFALAMGADALVAYGVGHLFDRLGLRLLWGVPVLSLAVAPLFFLGQGLGVLVLAALLWGSALGLQESLMRTAVAVLSPQARRGSAYGLFDTAFGGAWMLGSLAMGFFYSLAPRHLVAFAVLLQIAAALFLWRFYATLKEVRA, from the coding sequence ATGAAAACCAACACCCAGACAGCCTGGCGGCTGGTGGTGGGCCTGGGGCTGGTGAGCCTCTTTGCTGACTTCACCTACGAGGGCGGGCGCAGCATCAGCGGGCCCTTTCTGGCGGTGCTGGGGGCCGGGCCTTTGCTGGTGGGGGCGGTGGCCGGGGTGGGCGAGTTCCTGGGCTACCTGGTACGCCTGTTTGCCGGGCGCTGGGTGGATCGGAGCGGCCAGCCCTGGCGGCTTATGTACCTGGGCTATGCCCTGAACCTGCTCTCCATCCCGGCCCTGGCCCTGGCACCCTCCGCCTGGGGTGCGGCCCTGCTCTTGTTTCTCGAGCGCCTGGGCAAGGGCCTGCGCACCCCGGCGCGCGATGCGCTGCTCTCCCACGCGGGCGATCATCTGGGCCAGGGCAAGGTCTTTGGCCTGCATGAGCTACTCGATCAATCGGGGGCGTTTCTGGGGCCCCTGCTGGTGGCCTTGCTGGTGAGCCTGGGGGGTTACCGCCTGGGGTTTGCCGGACTCCTCGTGCCGGCGCTGCTGGCCCTGGTCTTCCTGCTATCGGCCCGGCGGCTCGATGGGGTGGCCAGGCCGTCCGCGCCGCAGGACTGGGAAAGCCTTCCCCGAGCTTACTACGCCTATTTGCTCTTTGCCATGCTGACGGTGGCAGGGTTTGCGCACTTTCAGTTGGTGGCCTACCACCTGGAGGCAACCCGTGCCGTCCCGGCGGCCACCATCCCGCTCCTGTTCGCCCTGGCCATGGGAGCCGACGCCCTGGTGGCCTACGGGGTGGGGCACCTCTTTGACCGGCTGGGGCTCCGGTTGCTCTGGGGGGTGCCGGTGCTGAGCCTGGCGGTGGCCCCGTTGTTCTTCCTGGGGCAAGGCCTGGGGGTACTGGTGCTGGCGGCGCTCCTCTGGGGCAGCGCGCTGGGCCTGCAAGAAAGCCTGATGCGTACGGCGGTGGCCGTCCTGAGCCCGCAGGCCCGCCGGGGCAGCGCCTACGGCCTTTTCGATACCGCGTTTGGGGGGGCCTGGATGCTGGGCAGCCTGGCCATGGGTTTCTTTTACAGCCTGGCCCCCCGGCATCTGGTCGCCTTTGCGGTGCTGCTGCAAATAGCTGCTGCGCTGTTTCTGTGGCGATTTTACGCCACCTTGAAGGAGGTACGGGCGTGA
- a CDS encoding metallophosphoesterase family protein, with the protein MRLLLLTDIHANPWALEAIERRVGPVDAVLVAGDAVNYGPEPGAVLDWLTSRRAVAVRGNHDQAVAFRQDPKAAPAKARLARTLAEWTRQRLTASQMALLRSLPVQLTWELSGVRVAMVHATPSDPLHDYRLRPDADGPLLAALCAGVKADLLLVGHTHLPLVRRVGELMVINPGSVGQPLDGDPRTAFALWEDGEVRLCRLEYDRTPLLAALERLPLEEHVRHELRRIYLEARL; encoded by the coding sequence ATGAGGCTCTTGTTGCTGACCGATATCCATGCCAACCCCTGGGCCCTGGAGGCCATAGAGCGGAGGGTGGGGCCGGTGGACGCGGTACTGGTGGCCGGCGATGCGGTGAACTACGGGCCCGAGCCCGGCGCCGTGCTGGACTGGCTGACCAGCCGACGCGCGGTGGCGGTGCGGGGCAACCACGACCAGGCAGTGGCCTTTCGGCAAGACCCCAAAGCCGCCCCGGCCAAAGCCAGGCTGGCCCGGACGCTTGCCGAATGGACCCGCCAGCGACTCACCGCTTCCCAGATGGCCCTCCTGCGCAGCCTGCCGGTGCAGCTCACCTGGGAGCTGTCGGGCGTTCGGGTGGCCATGGTGCACGCCACCCCGAGCGACCCCCTCCACGACTACCGCCTGCGCCCCGACGCGGACGGGCCCTTGCTGGCCGCGCTTTGCGCCGGGGTGAAGGCTGATCTCTTGCTGGTCGGCCATACCCACCTGCCCCTTGTGCGCCGGGTAGGAGAACTGATGGTGATCAACCCTGGTTCGGTGGGGCAGCCCCTGGACGGCGATCCCCGTACTGCCTTTGCCCTGTGGGAGGACGGCGAGGTGCGCCTGTGTCGCCTGGAATACGACCGCACCCCGTTGCTGGCCGCGCTGGAACGCCTGCCGCTGGAGGAGCATGTGCGCCACGAGCTGCGCCGGATCTACCTCGAGGCCCGGCTCTAG
- a CDS encoding DUF190 domain-containing protein → MKLQGEAKLLRIFIGEADHWHGKPLHEAIVLEARRFGLAGVSVFKGFEGYGAHSRIHSSKILQLAEDLPVLVEIVDAEEKIREFLPVLDQMVQEGLITMEKVEVIRYLPKERS, encoded by the coding sequence ATGAAACTGCAAGGTGAAGCCAAGCTACTCCGCATATTCATCGGCGAGGCCGACCACTGGCACGGCAAGCCGCTGCACGAGGCGATTGTGCTCGAGGCCCGGCGCTTCGGGCTGGCGGGGGTGAGCGTGTTCAAAGGTTTTGAAGGGTATGGGGCCCACTCGCGCATCCACAGCAGCAAAATTCTGCAGCTCGCTGAAGACCTGCCGGTGCTGGTGGAGATTGTGGACGCCGAGGAGAAAATCCGCGAGTTCCTGCCGGTGCTGGATCAGATGGTGCAGGAGGGGCTCATCACCATGGAAAAGGTAGAGGTAATCCGCTACCTGCCCAAGGAGCGGTCATGA
- the crcB gene encoding fluoride efflux transporter CrcB, with translation MSFWQSFFSNRYLLIFLGGAVGSVLRYGLGSLIQSGLGSGFPWSTLTVNLLGSFLIGLVLRLSAEGAVSREGRFLLAMGFCGGFTTFSTLSWEALGLLQGRQWVSWMLYTQLSLLLGLLLTWLGYSLGGRMVA, from the coding sequence ATGAGCTTCTGGCAGAGTTTTTTCTCCAACCGCTATCTGCTCATCTTCCTGGGGGGTGCGGTGGGCTCGGTGCTCCGCTATGGCCTGGGCAGCCTGATCCAGAGTGGCCTGGGCAGCGGTTTTCCCTGGAGTACCCTGACCGTCAACCTGCTTGGCAGCTTTTTGATTGGCCTGGTGCTGCGGCTCTCTGCCGAGGGCGCGGTTTCGCGGGAGGGTCGTTTTCTTCTGGCCATGGGCTTTTGTGGGGGCTTCACCACCTTTTCCACCCTGAGCTGGGAAGCCTTGGGGCTGTTGCAGGGCCGACAGTGGGTTTCCTGGATGCTCTATACCCAACTGAGCCTGCTGCTGGGCCTCTTGCTGACCTGGTTGGGCTACAGCCTTGGCGGACGGATGGTGGCCTAA
- a CDS encoding RNA-guided endonuclease TnpB family protein: MHRAETVVLKLRAPGRAKRAWLDQTAERFRQGTQLGLDFALSAKTSNRGKIHAAAYSNIRTLGLPSDYCRMAVNQAVQLARSHFGLRKSKQRTGRPTVVRSQGIGLGVNAYRVVGTALRLSTGVQGDYIWLPLCVPRHWRDKLQYVQGDARLFKRGEDWFVMLPLRIPTTPTICDGHGEPTVIGVDLGIVRLVAAKHPNGLFVANGKPIRHEREHRASLRKRYQRHRRTDRVKAMRGKERRWMTDLNHKTSKKLVDLATQYPNPVLAFEKLDGIRDRVRGSKRFNRMVSSWAFRQLVDFVLYKAERAGVRVVFVDPRKTSRTCPRCRHATRANRPEQSHFRCVACGYQGNADVVASLNIADVAAGLLRHGPPDTARPSAAPRRGAGQPGLIGDRVDGVKVWASRCTGMARPERESTSAHADSNLESSA; the protein is encoded by the coding sequence ATGCACAGGGCAGAAACCGTCGTGCTCAAACTGCGCGCCCCCGGCAGGGCCAAGCGGGCCTGGCTCGACCAGACCGCTGAGCGCTTCCGCCAGGGAACGCAGCTTGGCCTTGATTTCGCTCTGAGCGCCAAAACCTCGAACAGGGGGAAAATCCATGCCGCCGCCTACTCGAACATCCGCACCCTGGGCTTGCCCTCCGACTACTGCCGCATGGCAGTCAACCAGGCCGTGCAGCTTGCGAGAAGCCATTTTGGGCTTCGCAAGAGCAAGCAGCGGACGGGCAGACCGACGGTGGTACGTAGCCAGGGGATAGGGCTGGGGGTCAACGCCTACCGGGTCGTGGGCACAGCCCTTCGGCTTTCCACCGGGGTGCAAGGTGACTACATCTGGCTCCCCCTTTGTGTCCCGCGGCATTGGCGGGACAAACTGCAATACGTCCAGGGTGATGCTCGGCTGTTCAAGCGGGGCGAAGACTGGTTCGTGATGCTGCCCCTTAGAATACCCACTACCCCAACCATCTGTGATGGACACGGCGAACCTACCGTGATCGGGGTTGACCTGGGCATCGTTCGGTTGGTCGCAGCCAAGCATCCCAATGGCCTTTTTGTTGCCAACGGTAAACCCATCCGCCATGAGCGCGAGCACCGGGCCTCTCTCCGCAAACGCTACCAACGCCACCGCCGTACCGACCGGGTCAAGGCGATGCGGGGTAAGGAGCGCAGATGGATGACCGACCTCAACCACAAGACCAGCAAGAAGTTGGTAGACCTTGCAACCCAGTACCCCAATCCGGTGCTGGCCTTCGAGAAGCTGGACGGCATTCGGGATAGGGTGCGGGGCAGCAAACGCTTCAACCGCATGGTCTCTAGTTGGGCCTTTCGGCAACTGGTGGATTTTGTTCTCTACAAGGCCGAGCGAGCCGGGGTGCGAGTGGTGTTCGTAGACCCCCGCAAGACCAGCCGTACCTGCCCCCGCTGTAGGCACGCTACCCGGGCCAACCGACCCGAGCAGAGCCACTTCCGATGTGTGGCCTGCGGCTACCAGGGCAACGCCGATGTGGTAGCCAGTTTGAACATCGCTGACGTAGCGGCTGGACTGCTGCGTCATGGGCCGCCTGACACGGCCCGACCGAGCGCCGCGCCACGGCGCGGCGCAGGTCAGCCTGGTCTCATTGGAGACCGGGTGGATGGGGTAAAGGTGTGGGCTTCCAGGTGTACGGGCATGGCCCGTCCCGAAAGGGAATCTACCTCGGCTCATGCAGACTCCAACCTCGAAAGTTCCGCGTAG
- a CDS encoding universal stress protein has translation MFRRIVVGFDGSESSRKALLEALELARAFQGGVHAVAVVRPPEFAELEGEVEGALNQAQAALSEAFSWARAAAHKHGVELHLHRRVGHPAEVLMRYAEECGADLVVLGRRGLTRVQRWMLGSVSERVLRYAPCPVMVVH, from the coding sequence ATGTTCAGGCGAATCGTGGTGGGGTTTGACGGCTCGGAATCCTCGCGCAAGGCCCTGCTGGAGGCCCTCGAGCTGGCCCGGGCCTTTCAAGGGGGAGTGCATGCGGTGGCGGTGGTGCGGCCTCCGGAGTTTGCCGAGCTCGAGGGCGAGGTGGAGGGAGCCCTGAACCAGGCCCAGGCCGCCCTCAGCGAGGCCTTTAGCTGGGCTCGGGCCGCCGCCCATAAACACGGGGTAGAGCTACACCTGCACCGCCGGGTGGGGCATCCGGCTGAGGTACTGATGCGCTATGCCGAGGAGTGCGGAGCCGACCTGGTGGTGCTGGGGCGGCGCGGGCTCACGCGGGTGCAGCGCTGGATGCTGGGTTCGGTCTCGGAACGGGTGCTGCGCTATGCGCCCTGCCCGGTGATGGTGGTGCACTGA
- a CDS encoding cation:proton antiporter, whose product MENIWFSAALWLGLALLATLLSIWLGLSVALTEIVVGVAAQLGVGAALGPKVLGAEQGWIAFLAGVGSIVLTFLAGAELEPEAFRKSWKEATVLGLAAFLAPFLGVAAIAHYLLGWAAQPAWLAGVALSTTSVAVVYAVMLELGLNKTAYGKLILAACFVNDLATVVALGLLFAPFGLRTLLFALGLAGGLFVLLKVTGPFFQKYGGRTSELEAKFLLFALFALGGLAVWSGSEAVLPAYLVGMVLAGTVGKDHALVRRLRTLTFGFLTPFYFIRAGSLVQMPVLVSGFGVFAALLLGKMLTKFVGVFPVTHRYHYPQGESMYTTLLMSTGLTFGTISALYGLSHGIISAAQYSYLVAAVIASAVVPTWLANRFFLPRRHLEQVSKSTQEVAA is encoded by the coding sequence ATGGAGAATATCTGGTTTTCGGCGGCGCTCTGGTTGGGGCTGGCCCTTCTGGCTACCCTGCTTTCCATCTGGTTAGGTTTGTCGGTGGCCCTGACCGAGATTGTGGTAGGGGTGGCGGCGCAGCTCGGGGTGGGGGCAGCCCTGGGGCCCAAGGTGCTGGGGGCTGAGCAGGGCTGGATTGCTTTTCTGGCCGGGGTGGGGAGCATCGTGCTGACCTTTCTGGCCGGGGCCGAGCTCGAGCCCGAAGCCTTCCGCAAAAGCTGGAAGGAGGCCACCGTGTTGGGTCTGGCCGCTTTTCTGGCCCCCTTCCTGGGGGTGGCAGCCATTGCCCACTACCTCCTGGGGTGGGCCGCACAGCCGGCCTGGCTGGCCGGGGTGGCTCTCTCCACTACCAGCGTGGCGGTGGTGTATGCGGTCATGCTCGAGCTGGGCCTCAACAAAACCGCCTACGGCAAACTCATCCTGGCGGCCTGCTTTGTGAACGACCTGGCAACGGTGGTGGCCCTGGGGCTGCTCTTTGCGCCGTTTGGCCTGCGTACCCTGCTTTTTGCCCTGGGCCTGGCGGGGGGGCTGTTTGTACTTTTGAAGGTTACCGGGCCCTTCTTCCAAAAGTATGGGGGGCGTACCAGCGAGCTCGAGGCCAAGTTTCTGCTCTTTGCCCTGTTTGCGCTGGGGGGGCTGGCGGTCTGGAGTGGCTCCGAGGCGGTGCTACCGGCCTATCTGGTGGGCATGGTGCTGGCCGGCACGGTGGGCAAGGATCACGCCCTGGTGCGCCGCTTGCGCACCCTCACCTTCGGTTTCCTGACCCCCTTCTATTTCATCCGGGCTGGCTCGCTGGTGCAGATGCCGGTGCTGGTGAGCGGCTTTGGGGTTTTTGCGGCGCTGCTGTTGGGCAAGATGCTCACCAAGTTCGTGGGCGTTTTTCCGGTGACCCACCGCTACCACTACCCGCAGGGGGAGTCCATGTACACCACCCTCTTGATGAGCACCGGGCTGACCTTCGGCACCATCAGCGCCCTGTATGGCCTGAGCCACGGCATCATCAGCGCGGCGCAGTACTCCTACCTGGTCGCGGCGGTAATCGCCAGCGCGGTGGTGCCTACCTGGCTGGCCAACCGCTTCTTCCTGCCAAGGCGGCACCTGGAGCAGGTGTCTAAGTCCACCCAGGAGGTAGCAGCATGA
- a CDS encoding type II toxin-antitoxin system HicB family antitoxin — MKQQFTAHLWREDNLRVARCLEVDVASQGTSEEEALQNLREALELYLEPPLPNPLPLLCKVEVELGVA, encoded by the coding sequence ATGAAACAGCAGTTCACGGCCCATCTGTGGCGTGAGGACAACCTGCGGGTAGCCCGGTGCCTCGAGGTGGACGTGGCCAGCCAGGGAACCAGTGAGGAAGAGGCCCTACAAAATCTGCGGGAGGCCCTGGAACTATACCTCGAACCCCCATTGCCAAACCCTTTGCCCTTGCTGTGCAAGGTGGAGGTAGAGCTTGGGGTCGCTTAG
- a CDS encoding universal stress protein, translated as MFERILVPYNSGTSAQMALQQALQIAQKHGGIIHGLNVFDPAPYQTEPLLMDMGNGLPPQPVDPNLSMEAHLLRIAEDRAKESLDHLERECQAAGVRYTTELRMGDVAAQVLEAAHQADLMVLGRSGGGHKLRALQDTWVRRSPVPVWLAVGGASEPRQVVLAYDGGAKAADALQVAARLAQSWGLPLLLRAVREESRVDETTLRQAGGLLHELGIDPVSAELIQGRPAEALASLTGPHSLLVMGTHGHGVFLGLRFGRTVDGVVQGARGALLICP; from the coding sequence ATGTTCGAACGAATCCTGGTTCCCTACAACAGCGGTACAAGCGCCCAGATGGCCTTGCAGCAGGCCCTGCAGATAGCCCAAAAACACGGCGGAATAATCCACGGGCTCAACGTCTTCGACCCGGCTCCTTACCAGACCGAGCCGCTGCTGATGGATATGGGCAACGGCCTGCCGCCCCAGCCCGTGGATCCCAATCTGTCCATGGAGGCCCATCTGCTCCGGATTGCCGAGGATCGGGCCAAGGAGAGCCTCGATCACCTCGAGCGTGAATGCCAGGCTGCGGGCGTGCGCTACACCACCGAGCTGCGCATGGGGGACGTGGCCGCCCAGGTGCTTGAGGCTGCCCACCAGGCCGACCTGATGGTGCTGGGCCGCTCTGGGGGGGGCCATAAACTGCGGGCCCTGCAGGATACCTGGGTGCGCCGCAGCCCGGTGCCGGTCTGGCTGGCGGTAGGAGGGGCCTCCGAGCCCCGCCAGGTGGTGCTGGCCTACGACGGTGGCGCAAAAGCCGCCGATGCCCTACAGGTGGCCGCTCGGCTGGCCCAAAGCTGGGGTCTGCCCCTCCTGCTGCGGGCGGTGCGTGAAGAGAGCCGCGTAGACGAGACCACCCTGCGCCAGGCAGGGGGACTCCTTCACGAGCTCGGCATTGACCCCGTCTCCGCCGAGTTGATTCAGGGGCGCCCGGCGGAAGCCCTGGCTTCGCTAACCGGGCCCCATTCCCTTCTGGTAATGGGTACCCACGGGCACGGGGTCTTCCTGGGCCTGCGCTTTGGTCGCACGGTGGACGGTGTGGTGCAGGGAGCCAGGGGTGCGCTCTTGATCTGCCCGTAA
- a CDS encoding EamA family transporter has protein sequence MAGWALWALLSAFFAALTAILAKLGLRGVDADFATLVRTFLIFWALLAFVGLSGKWINPLSLPGPTWLFLGLSALATGASWVAYFRALQLGEAHRVAPVDKLSVVLVALLAMLFLGERPSLRDWLGIALVTLGVLVLVFKR, from the coding sequence ATGGCCGGGTGGGCGCTGTGGGCTTTGCTCTCCGCCTTCTTTGCGGCCCTGACGGCTATTCTGGCCAAGCTGGGGTTGCGCGGGGTGGACGCCGACTTTGCCACTTTGGTGCGTACCTTCCTGATCTTCTGGGCCCTGCTGGCATTTGTGGGCCTCTCGGGCAAGTGGATCAATCCCCTGAGCTTGCCGGGCCCGACCTGGCTCTTCCTGGGCCTCTCGGCGCTGGCTACGGGGGCCTCCTGGGTGGCCTACTTCCGGGCCCTGCAACTCGGGGAGGCCCACCGGGTGGCCCCGGTGGACAAGCTCAGCGTGGTGCTGGTGGCACTGCTGGCCATGCTCTTTCTGGGGGAACGCCCGAGCCTGCGCGACTGGCTGGGCATCGCTCTGGTCACCCTGGGGGTGCTGGTATTGGTTTTCAAGCGCTAG
- a CDS encoding Rieske 2Fe-2S domain-containing protein → MEDHEEAMREADEKAMPTRRAVLQAAMGTAAVATLLSSLYVGAGLIPRVTKTPENEPPQEGDILVYATGAKMNQPILTSDLAEGGPFQLAFPMDPKTRVIRNKEPKNTLLVLKQPPSSYDAKVAAHVAQGVVCYSAICTHLGCTVSLWDAAQKLMRCPCHGALYDPRQDRVVSGPAPQALAQLPIRLEGDQIVVAGAFLGPVGAQV, encoded by the coding sequence ATGGAAGACCACGAAGAAGCCATGCGCGAAGCCGACGAAAAGGCCATGCCCACCCGCAGGGCGGTGCTGCAGGCGGCCATGGGCACCGCTGCAGTGGCCACACTGCTCTCGAGCCTTTACGTGGGGGCAGGGCTCATCCCCAGGGTCACCAAGACCCCCGAGAACGAGCCCCCGCAGGAGGGGGACATTCTGGTGTACGCCACCGGCGCCAAGATGAACCAGCCCATCCTGACCTCTGACCTGGCCGAGGGCGGGCCTTTTCAGCTGGCCTTCCCGATGGACCCCAAGACCCGGGTGATCCGCAACAAGGAGCCCAAGAACACCCTTTTGGTGCTCAAACAACCCCCCAGCAGCTACGACGCTAAAGTGGCAGCCCATGTGGCCCAGGGTGTGGTCTGCTACTCGGCCATCTGCACCCACCTGGGCTGCACGGTGAGCCTGTGGGACGCAGCGCAGAAGCTGATGCGCTGCCCCTGCCACGGAGCGCTGTACGACCCCCGGCAAGACCGGGTGGTCAGTGGGCCGGCCCCGCAGGCCCTGGCGCAGCTACCCATTCGCCTCGAGGGGGACCAGATCGTGGTGGCGGGTGCGTTTTTGGGCCCGGTGGGGGCGCAGGTCTAA